TCGCCTCCGCTTTCTATTCTACGAGCCCGAGCTCGCGAGCGATGATCATGAGCTGAACTTCTGTTGTGCCCTCGCCAACCTCGAGAACCTTGGAATCGCGGTAGTGGCGGCCGACGGCGTTCTCGTTGAGAAAGCCGTAACCTCCCCAGATCTGACTGGCGTCACGCGCATTCGCCATCGCGGCCTCGCTTGATGTGAGTTTCGCGAGGGATGCTTCCTTCTTGAACGGCTTGCCGGCCATCAACAGGGAGCACGCGTGGTAGTACGCCAGGCGTGCCGAATGCGTGCGTTCCTCCATGCGCGCGATCATAAACGCGATGTGCTGGTTAGATCCGATCGCCGTGCCAAACACGTTGCGCGTCTTCGCATAGGAGATTGCCTGCTCGAGGCATCCCTGCGCCGCGCCCGTGCACAACGCGGCGAAGGCAACGCGACCCTCATCCAGGATCGACAGAAAATTGGCGAAGCCGCGGCCCCGCTCCCCCAGGAGGTTCTCCTCGGGCACGCGAACGTCGTCAAAGCTGAGCGGGTGTGTATCTGACGTGTGCCAGCCCAACTTGTCGTAGGCGGCATGAACGGTGAGTCCGTCGGCTGGCGTCGGAACAAGAATTGACGAGAGTTCCGGCACAGTACCGCCTC
The Paramicrobacterium chengjingii DNA segment above includes these coding regions:
- a CDS encoding acyl-CoA dehydrogenase family protein encodes the protein MNTELDEEHLELARTVKDFADTVIAPAAYSYDTERRLPLEIIEQMGEMGLFGLPFPVEFGGRGKDYLSLCLAVEQLSRVDQSIGVTLEAGVGLGAMPVYRFGSDAQRERFLPQLTSGTALAAFGLTEAEAGSDAGATKTTAEVVDGEWVINGTKQFITNSGTPITRLITVTAVTGSRTSSRGGTVPELSSILVPTPADGLTVHAAYDKLGWHTSDTHPLSFDDVRVPEENLLGERGRGFANFLSILDEGRVAFAALCTGAAQGCLEQAISYAKTRNVFGTAIGSNQHIAFMIARMEERTHSARLAYYHACSLLMAGKPFKKEASLAKLTSSEAAMANARDASQIWGGYGFLNENAVGRHYRDSKVLEVGEGTTEVQLMIIARELGLVE